A region of the bacterium genome:
AAGCCATCTTTTGCGGTATCTACCTCATAGCCTGCATCCTCCAGAAACATCTTTCCTGTCTCTACCAAATCTTCTTCATCATCAACAAGCAAAATACTCTTCATCTTTTAGTTATAAGCTTTAACCTATATGTGTTCATTTGTTCTAAATTTATTCACCTTTAAAAAGAGTCAGAGAGTCAGAGGGTCAGAGAGTCAAAAAGTCCGAAAGATTATCCTTTCAATTCTTTAGACTCCCAGACTCCAAGACCCCTAGACTCTTTAGACCCTATACTCATAGCATACTAAAATCAGCCTCTAGTTTCTTTAACAAGGATTCCCTGTCCTCCCCATCCTCTGGGAATACTGCTATGCCATAGCTTACATAAATTGTTTGTGGAACATCCTTGAATAAATCACCATCAACGAATTCCCTTAGCCTTATACCAACCTTTTCTGCTTCTTCTTTTCCTGCATGAAGGAGAATGATAAAAAATCCCTTGTCTTTATGCCTTATAACCCTATCAGATTTGTGAATCTCTGCCTTTATCCTCTCTTCTATATTTGAAAGGATGCTCCATTTTTCATCCTCACTCTTAATTTTAAGATAATTTTCAAGCTTAAGAAGGATTATGGAAAAATATGCCTCTTCTGTCTTTGCACGGAATATCTCCTCTTCTAATGAGAGGTAAAAATATTTATCTATCTTTGGAAGGGTTACAATAAATTTTGTTCCCTTTCCAATTTCGCTTTCTACATTTATCCTTCCCTTGTGCATATTGACAAAGTGCTTAACGATTGTAAGGCCTAGTCCTGTCCCTTCTATTTGCTCTGCTGTTGTTGCCCTCTGGAATTTGCCAAAGATTCTATCAAGCTCATCGGAGGGAATGCCAACGCCTGTATCAGATACAGAAACATAGACATCATCCTCCTTGGCTTTACAGGATACTGTTATTTTTCCCTCTAGGGGTGTGAATTTAACAGCATTTGAAAGGAGGTTTGTTAATATATGGATTATTCCCTCTTTATCGCCATATATCTCTGGAAAACCCTCTTCAATATCTATCTTTAATTCTATCTTTTTAGAAAGAAGCACCCCTCTTATGCTTGATACTGAATCTTCAATAAGGTTTGGAATGCTTACAACATCCATTCTTAATGAGAGCATTCCAGATTCTATCCTTGAAATATCAAGAAGGTTGTTTATAACCCTAAGAAGCCTCTCTGTATTTTTTCTAATAATATCA
Encoded here:
- a CDS encoding ATP-binding protein, whose product is MKKVLIIGGGRRGKGLLEILHRDSNIEIIGVVDKKDNAAGIRLAKNLVIPTYTDYKALFAKPIDIVLDVSGDPSVFGEVFKLKKQETEVLGGFVAGIISDILLERHEAHNLISTQKKEMESMLQGMGEAVLIIDKDRKIFLINPVAQRLLGVKKDESLIQKEHGSIIGVIDRASEKDLPIMEEVEFIKKIDIGEASKMLNIVASRIDDEEGNFFAVAAIIRDITEEKKIERLKNELIANVSHELRTPLTSITNSIYLLEASTLSEKQARFTDIIRKNTERLLRVINNLLDISRIESGMLSLRMDVVSIPNLIEDSVSSIRGVLLSKKIELKIDIEEGFPEIYGDKEGIIHILTNLLSNAVKFTPLEGKITVSCKAKEDDVYVSVSDTGVGIPSDELDRIFGKFQRATTAEQIEGTGLGLTIVKHFVNMHKGRINVESEIGKGTKFIVTLPKIDKYFYLSLEEEIFRAKTEEAYFSIILLKLENYLKIKSEDEKWSILSNIEERIKAEIHKSDRVIRHKDKGFFIILLHAGKEEAEKVGIRLREFVDGDLFKDVPQTIYVSYGIAVFPEDGEDRESLLKKLEADFSML